One stretch of Hymenobacter chitinivorans DSM 11115 DNA includes these proteins:
- the blaOXA gene encoding class D beta-lactamase: MLHFRFLRFAGLLLGLAVLLGSAVPGPVVQTRDFSSYFAAHGLRGSLLVLNGATGQYTAYDEARCRQGFLPASTFKIPNTLIGLETGAVRDTAEVFRWDGKKRSFPQWNQDMSLAQALRVSCVPCYQQIARRVGAKRYQQWLPKLRFGRMQVTPATVDSFWLVGSSRITQFEQIDFLQRLQQGKLPISKRNQDLTKTLLELSRGPGWVLRGKTGWAMREGQDNGWFVGWVEQTGQVYFFALNVEPADGQPATSSFGPGRRALTEDILRQEFGLLAGPGK, encoded by the coding sequence GTGCTACACTTCCGCTTTCTGCGTTTTGCCGGCCTGTTGCTGGGCCTGGCGGTGCTGCTCGGCTCGGCCGTGCCCGGCCCGGTGGTCCAAACGCGAGACTTCAGTTCCTACTTCGCGGCCCACGGACTGCGGGGCTCCTTGCTGGTGTTGAATGGGGCCACCGGGCAGTACACGGCCTATGACGAGGCGCGGTGCCGGCAGGGCTTTTTGCCCGCTTCCACGTTCAAGATTCCCAACACACTTATTGGCCTCGAAACCGGGGCCGTGCGCGACACGGCCGAGGTGTTCCGCTGGGACGGTAAAAAGCGCAGCTTCCCGCAGTGGAACCAGGATATGAGTCTGGCCCAGGCCCTGCGGGTATCGTGCGTGCCCTGCTACCAGCAAATAGCCCGGCGCGTGGGGGCCAAGCGCTACCAGCAGTGGCTGCCCAAGCTGCGCTTCGGGCGCATGCAGGTGACGCCCGCTACCGTCGACTCGTTTTGGCTGGTAGGTTCCTCGCGCATCACCCAGTTCGAGCAAATCGACTTTCTGCAGCGGCTCCAGCAGGGTAAACTGCCCATTAGTAAGCGCAACCAGGACCTGACTAAAACTCTGCTGGAACTCAGCCGCGGGCCGGGTTGGGTGCTGCGGGGCAAAACCGGCTGGGCCATGCGGGAGGGGCAAGACAACGGCTGGTTTGTGGGCTGGGTGGAGCAAACCGGCCAGGTGTATTTCTTTGCCCTGAATGTGGAACCCGCCGATGGCCAGCCAGCCACGAGCAGCTTTGGTCCGGGCCGCCGGGCTCTGACCGAGGACATCCTGCGGCAGGAGTTTGGGTTGCTGGCGGGGCCGGGCAAGTAA
- a CDS encoding RBBP9/YdeN family alpha/beta hydrolase, whose amino-acid sequence MNITILTVPGLGSSGPEHWQTKWETRYGYQRVEQPEWDAPRRPDWVATLAQAVRAAPGPVVLVAHSLACSTIAYWARHYNTSQVRGALLVAPADTEQADFPAAAVGFAPMPLRELPFPSIVVASTNDQYVTLARAAAFARAWGSRLVDVGALGHLNSASGLDEWPVGHTLLQELVAGASRLA is encoded by the coding sequence ATGAATATCACCATCCTGACTGTGCCCGGCCTGGGCAGCTCCGGCCCGGAGCACTGGCAGACGAAGTGGGAGACGCGCTACGGCTACCAGCGCGTGGAGCAGCCCGAGTGGGACGCGCCCCGCCGCCCCGACTGGGTAGCCACGCTGGCCCAGGCCGTGCGGGCCGCGCCCGGCCCCGTGGTTTTGGTGGCCCACAGCCTGGCCTGCAGCACCATTGCCTACTGGGCCCGGCACTACAACACGAGCCAGGTGCGCGGGGCCCTGCTGGTAGCTCCCGCCGACACCGAGCAGGCCGACTTTCCGGCTGCGGCCGTCGGCTTTGCACCTATGCCGCTGCGGGAGCTGCCGTTTCCTAGTATTGTGGTGGCTTCCACCAACGACCAGTACGTGACTCTGGCGCGGGCCGCGGCGTTTGCCCGAGCCTGGGGCAGCCGGCTGGTCGACGTGGGGGCGCTGGGGCACCTGAATTCCGCGTCTGGGTTAGATGAGTGGCCCGTGGGGCACACCTTGCTGCAGGAGCTGGTAGCCGGGGCCAGCCGCTTGGCATAG